The DNA segment AATACTAGTatctacagaatatttaaaatatgagtgGTAGACGGTAAGGAAGTGAGCCCAGTAGATTTCAGTTAAGAAAGGGTTTAGGGCAAAATGTAATTTacttcagccttaaagaagaaaataacggTGTACTTTAATGAAGAGGAGAAGTTACTATGAATGAGGTGAAACCTACTTAAAGAAGACATGACTCTTAGGGAATTAATTACAGTTGTCATATACTTTGGAGAACACCATCTTTATTCATATGATCAGAAAttggaaaggaaattttaaaaaaatcagtgtgacTGCTAAGAAAATTTGTGTgcttacattttaagaaaatgtaaggGTGATTGAGGTgcaataaataatacaaaatagtgGTATAAAAAGtaattgaggcaggaagattgaagtTCCAAATGACCGGAAGGATATTTTATACTATCTCTTGAGTTCTGGATACAGAGTATTTAAACAGAAGATAGAATTTCTCCTCTTTGATTTTTGCTTCTAATTCCTTAGCAAGCAGAATGTTTTTCAAACTGGACATTACAGAGTGATATACATCTTAGAGAATTCTAGCATAAGATAAAATAGATAGTATAGCATATTCACCTCTATCCAAATATTTcaactttacatatttatttccatgGGTCATCCTGTTATAATGATCCTTAATTATAATTGTTGTTAAGAAGAGTTTAggactgggattatagctcactgggtagagtacttgcctacgccggctgaggtactgggtttgatcctcagcacacataaaaacagataaataaaaaacagggtTTGGCcttgtgtggtggtgcatacttgtaattccagcagtttgggagactaaGTCAGGAaatcaagttcaaagctagcctcagcgacttagcgaggccctaagcaactcagtgagactctctaaataaaattgctggggatgtgacttggtgatTAAATAAATGCttgagttaaatccccaataacaaaaaaaaaacaaaaaaaaccccacagggTTTTAATGTTTCTGTTATCTAAGTTATAACAtttcagaaagtattttttaaattgcctaCAATTTCtgctatacattttaaaatattcttttcagatatttttctgtaGATACTAACAAAAGTGGAATTGTTGAATACATAGAtggaatgtttttttcttcacaaaactaTATTACAACATATTTTTGTGCCAATAATTTGGATATAGCATGCTTAACTTTATTCAGTTCCATATCAgtgaacacatttttcttttttttttccctttttgctaTTCTAAATGTGGTAAAATATAAGCATTCTTGTTTATCATTTGTCCGACACACCCCAAATATGATACAAATGATTGATAAGCATACTTGTTTGCAGTTTACTGCTGTTAGACTCTACTGCCCTTATGATCTGAAACTAACAGCAAAATAACTTGGTTACTATAAACATGAAACTTTTTAGCTTTAATCCTTTTTCCCATGGAACCGGTTCTTTTGATTACATATGTTTTCGTAGAAATGTTTCTTgttgcttccccccaccccaagaGTGAAAGAAGCAGGATTTATTCATGtgtgaagaatagaaacagaattctggcaggggcaggaggggacCCAACTCTTGATAGGTAATTTTTCATACTCGTGTTTTTCAAAATGTAGATCTGTTTCCAGAGATTCTGGTTCTAAAAGTGGGGTGGGATGTCAAGAATGTGAATTTTGAGTACCAGCCCTGTGATTCTGAGGTAGGTGGTTCCTGGGCCACTGTTCTCAATTAATAGGAGGCACATAATTATtgcacaaattattttcttagaataaattctTTGTAGAATTATTTGGACAAAGGAGATGTACTTTTTAAGTTTATCAGTACATTGTACTAGATTTTTTCTCAAGGGATACTGTATCTATTTACATTATTATCTGCTAggtttaaaaataccattttctaCTCCCTTGCTAAAATTAGGTATCATTAATTCTTCTTGATCAAtatgtttctaaatttttgaaTGGTAAACTATAGGGAAATTTTTCCTATTCACCGTAAGATATTATTCTGGCTTTCTTAGTAGTTGTATACTATATTTGTTCCTAAATGTGTATAGTTGTACAAAAGTTGAGCATAATCAATATTGAATATCTGGCAATATTTGCTTATAAATGGTAATAGTTTTAGGAATATAAAGTCATTATGAAAATGTTGGATTTGTCACGTGAAAAAAACATCTTGATGCCCATTTAATATGTTTACCTTAGTAAATGAGAAgtaattgtattttattgagtACATATTGGTTTGTTCCAGTAGCCGGATCGAGCTGGGAGATGTAACACCACACAATATTAAACAGTTGAAGAGATTGAACCAGGTCATTTTTCCAGTCAGCTACAATGACAAGTTCTACAAGGATGTGCTGGAGGTTGGCGAGCTAGCAAAACTTGGTATGactttttcccctcctttcttatttaaaatttgtattcttgAACTATACCTATTATTATTAGAGCAAGAAGAGTTAactaatttgtctttttattttacaagtgAAATTAATGGAATGGTTTTGGTTctaagaaaaatagcaaaaatcaagataaaatatttgaattttaaaaggaagcactaaatgttctttattatttagtGTTTGCCTGTTTGTTACCACTGATTTACAACTGTTAAACTTTCCTGAGACAATGTAAGAGGTTTTtgaggccattaatattcaaagAATAGCTGATAACAATTCAGtgttttagaagaaatgcttaaATTAAGTGTGTTATTTTATCTATTGAggtttatatctttatattttctatggcAGCCTATTTCAATGATATTGCTGTAGGTGCAGTATGCTGCAGGGTGGATCATTCACAGAATCAGAAGAGACTTTACATCATGACACTAGGATGTCTTGCACCTTACCGAAGGCTAGGAATAGGTAATTGATTCTTCTTCACTCTCTctatccctcccttcctttcaagACTAAGTACATTGTTAAATCTTTTTGATATAATAAgtcagtttatttcttttaggAATAATAGAAAAGGGTTActgaattatataaaacaaagtgaaaaatagTGTTTATTAACATCATTCAATTGAAAACTCCTATACAAATTTATCtactttttcccccatttttttttttttttaatctacctgGAAGTATTTGTATAAAAATTTGCTCTAGTATTTATCTCTTAGTGTCTAGTGtatacttcttaaattttattagatTTCAATTAAATTTGGCAAATAGATGTGGAATTTAAAGATTGCTTTTTAAgg comes from the Sciurus carolinensis chromosome 9, mSciCar1.2, whole genome shotgun sequence genome and includes:
- the Naa50 gene encoding N-alpha-acetyltransferase 50 isoform X1, which gives rise to MKGSRIELGDVTPHNIKQLKRLNQVIFPVSYNDKFYKDVLEVGELAKLAYFNDIAVGAVCCRVDHSQNQKRLYIMTLGCLAPYRRLGIGTKMLNHVLNICEKDGTFDNIYLHVQISNESAIDFYRKFGFEIIETKKNYYKRIEPADAHVLQKNLKVPSGQNADAQKTDN
- the Naa50 gene encoding N-alpha-acetyltransferase 50 isoform X2 produces the protein MKGRIELGDVTPHNIKQLKRLNQVIFPVSYNDKFYKDVLEVGELAKLAYFNDIAVGAVCCRVDHSQNQKRLYIMTLGCLAPYRRLGIGTKMLNHVLNICEKDGTFDNIYLHVQISNESAIDFYRKFGFEIIETKKNYYKRIEPADAHVLQKNLKVPSGQNADAQKTDN